The Neovison vison isolate M4711 chromosome 5, ASM_NN_V1, whole genome shotgun sequence genome includes a region encoding these proteins:
- the LOC122906523 gene encoding pancreatic progenitor cell differentiation and proliferation factor-like produces MAAISSSSSLVATCYQCVLGSTSGNISCASAAIPRHPGLIKADSGYWWARFFFGKSTLAFMAIVLDSPEGSESPQASSSMITCDSALEALRKQPGGQPGKANTGPQS; encoded by the coding sequence ATGGCAGCCATCTCCTCCAGCAGCTCGCTTGTGGCCACCTGTTACCAGTGTGTCCTGGGTTCCACTTCTGGTAACATCTCCTGTGCAAGTGCAGCCATCCCTCGCCACCCTGGTCTCATCAAGGCTGACTCAGGTTATTGGTGGGCAAGGTTCTTTTTTGGGAAGTCCACTCTCGCATTCATGGCTATAGTGTTGGATTCTCCAGAAGGCTCAGAATCTCCTCAGGCCTCCAGTAGCATGATCACCTGTGACTCAGCTCTGGAAGCCTTGAGGAAGCAGCCTGGTGGCCAGCCTGGAAAAGCCAACACTGGGCCCCAATCCTGA